A genomic window from Agreia sp. COWG includes:
- a CDS encoding GNAT family N-acetyltransferase yields the protein MPPRALADGRAQTDRLTLRPIAEHDAEAVWSIHSDARTNLFNPAGPMRERSRADEQAREWASSWATDGQGYWAVELREQPGAVVGFGGIRLVQWRDRRVYNLYYRLAPAVWGRGLAGELVEASVARWRELGDHPLVAYTTADNLPSQRVASRGGLERRPEFDEVRATYTDVVFGLGLR from the coding sequence GTGCCCCCGCGAGCACTGGCCGATGGCAGGGCGCAGACCGATCGACTCACGCTTCGCCCCATCGCCGAGCACGACGCCGAAGCCGTGTGGTCGATTCACTCGGATGCCCGTACGAACCTCTTCAATCCGGCCGGTCCGATGAGAGAGCGATCGCGCGCCGACGAGCAGGCTCGCGAGTGGGCCTCGAGTTGGGCGACGGATGGGCAGGGGTATTGGGCGGTGGAACTGCGAGAGCAGCCGGGCGCGGTCGTCGGGTTCGGCGGCATCCGGCTTGTGCAATGGCGCGATCGTCGCGTCTACAACCTGTACTACCGGCTGGCGCCCGCCGTCTGGGGCCGGGGGCTCGCGGGCGAGCTGGTCGAGGCATCCGTGGCTCGATGGCGCGAGCTCGGTGACCACCCGCTCGTGGCCTACACGACGGCCGACAATCTGCCGTCGCAGAGGGTGGCATCAAGAGGCGGCCTCGAGCGTCGACCCGAATTCGACGAGGTTCGGGCAACGTACACCGACGTCGTCTTCGGGCTCGGGCTGCGCTGA
- a CDS encoding GrpB family protein — MTNHRTPRRPDVTTLDLVGGPESRTLTLHDHDPRWAERYLEERRRILEALVGHEIEVEHIGSTAVPGLAAKPIVDIVVAVDDITAEEDYLDQLIEVGYELRVREPGHRLVRTPQREVHVHIYERGDGAVGDYLLLRDHLREDVQDRALYQGVKQQLIARNWSDMNEYAEAKSEVIAAIKGRARAARA; from the coding sequence ATGACCAATCACCGCACACCACGTAGGCCGGATGTCACGACGCTCGATCTCGTCGGCGGCCCCGAATCGCGCACGCTGACGCTGCATGATCACGACCCGCGATGGGCCGAGCGCTACCTCGAAGAGCGCCGCCGCATTCTCGAGGCGCTCGTGGGGCACGAGATCGAGGTCGAGCACATCGGATCCACCGCGGTTCCCGGACTCGCCGCCAAGCCGATCGTGGACATCGTCGTCGCGGTCGACGACATCACGGCGGAAGAGGACTATCTCGATCAGCTGATCGAGGTCGGTTATGAACTGCGAGTGCGTGAGCCGGGTCATCGCCTCGTGCGCACGCCGCAGCGCGAGGTGCACGTGCACATCTACGAGCGAGGAGATGGTGCGGTGGGCGACTACCTGCTGCTGCGCGATCACCTTCGCGAAGACGTCCAGGACCGTGCGCTCTATCAGGGCGTCAAGCAGCAGCTGATAGCTCGCAACTGGAGCGACATGAACGAGTACGCCGAGGCCAAGAGCGAGGTCATTGCGGCGATCAAGGGTCGTGCCAGGGCAGCGCGCGCATAG
- a CDS encoding NAD(P)-dependent oxidoreductase produces the protein MRIFLAGGSGVLGREVIPLLLSAGHEVVATTRSDAKTAALERSGASAVVIDALDEDATRRAVRRARPDAVLHLMTDLSTGDSASNAHLRSIGTRNLVEAAQLAGVTRMVAQSISWVYPAGTDAADEGESLDVDAREPRRTTVAAVGDLEEAVLSLPGGVVLRFGQLYGPATWYSRDGRFGADARAERLPATEAVASFIHIADAARAAVLALEWNRGVWNIVDDEPAPGREWAAEFAASVGAPPPEVLTSGDRGRPISNARARKNGLVLQHPSWRDGFRTL, from the coding sequence GTGCGTATCTTTCTAGCCGGTGGTTCCGGCGTGCTGGGCCGCGAGGTCATCCCGCTGCTTCTCTCCGCCGGGCACGAGGTGGTTGCGACGACCCGTTCCGACGCCAAGACAGCCGCCCTCGAGCGGTCGGGCGCATCCGCTGTCGTCATCGACGCATTAGACGAGGATGCGACGCGGCGGGCCGTCCGTCGCGCTCGGCCCGATGCGGTGCTGCACCTCATGACCGATTTGAGTACGGGCGATTCGGCCAGCAACGCACATCTTCGCTCGATCGGCACACGCAACCTGGTCGAGGCGGCCCAGCTGGCCGGCGTGACCCGCATGGTGGCGCAGAGCATCTCCTGGGTCTACCCGGCTGGCACCGACGCAGCCGATGAGGGCGAGTCGCTCGACGTCGATGCTCGGGAGCCACGCCGAACCACCGTTGCGGCCGTGGGCGATCTCGAGGAGGCAGTGCTGTCGCTTCCTGGCGGGGTAGTGCTGCGATTCGGTCAGCTCTACGGGCCGGCGACCTGGTACTCGCGAGACGGCCGCTTCGGAGCCGATGCCCGCGCCGAGAGGTTGCCCGCAACCGAGGCCGTCGCATCCTTCATCCACATCGCCGATGCGGCGCGTGCCGCCGTTCTCGCACTCGAGTGGAATCGCGGAGTCTGGAACATCGTGGACGACGAGCCCGCACCGGGTAGGGAGTGGGCTGCCGAGTTCGCAGCATCGGTCGGGGCCCCACCACCCGAGGTGCTCACGTCGGGCGATAGGGGCCGCCCCATCTCGAATGCGCGCGCTCGGAAAAATGGTCTGGTTCTTCAGCACCCGAGCTGGCGCGACGGTTTTCGCACACTCTGA
- a CDS encoding NAD(P)-dependent oxidoreductase, giving the protein MTAQKTFLALGATGQTGQHFVRLALDAGHRVRALARTPAKLTRNHPELEVVSGSITDGLDLDALVPGCDFIVVMLGNAEAQRDNQINTAFMRELVPAMRRQGVTRLLYQAGGLSTPPGEKLPLALQLVRATIARSYIGQHEDNEAVMRYLDDEARDIEWMVHRAGIGSDKPSKGVLQRSSTAFSIGTFVDCAEYTLRTVQDAAAVHTCSPSTYRKADASR; this is encoded by the coding sequence ATGACCGCGCAGAAGACTTTCCTCGCACTCGGAGCCACCGGACAGACCGGGCAGCACTTCGTGCGCCTTGCCCTCGACGCCGGGCATCGGGTCAGGGCCCTGGCCCGCACGCCAGCCAAGCTGACCCGGAACCACCCCGAGCTCGAGGTGGTTTCGGGCTCGATAACCGACGGGCTCGATCTCGACGCCCTCGTCCCCGGCTGCGACTTCATCGTGGTGATGCTCGGCAACGCCGAGGCTCAGCGCGACAACCAGATCAACACGGCCTTCATGCGCGAACTCGTGCCCGCGATGCGTCGCCAGGGCGTCACCCGCCTGCTCTATCAGGCGGGTGGGTTGAGCACTCCGCCCGGCGAGAAACTCCCCCTGGCACTCCAGTTGGTGCGGGCCACCATCGCCCGCAGCTACATCGGCCAGCACGAAGACAACGAGGCCGTCATGCGGTATCTGGATGACGAGGCCCGAGACATCGAGTGGATGGTGCATCGCGCGGGGATCGGTTCGGACAAGCCATCCAAGGGGGTTCTCCAGCGGTCGTCGACGGCTTTCAGCATCGGCACATTCGTCGACTGCGCCGAGTACACCCTGCGCACGGTTCAGGATGCGGCCGCCGTGCACACCTGCTCGCCGAGCACCTACCGCAAGGCGGACGCAAGTCGATAG
- a CDS encoding TetR/AcrR family transcriptional regulator yields the protein MTPPAFHHGNLRAVLLDEAVDMLREGGVDGLSLRELARRAGVSHGAPRSHFVDRRTLLEAVAERGFSRLADDVAAALAGGGATRALFGRVAQAYVRFAIEDAALMDLMFAAKAGSESGALPPSAVRLFQTLDEAMGPTADVGIDDPARDTFKLLFGATMQGIASLVATRRITRAQGTALVEEALDTLLESRLGARAVTRA from the coding sequence ATGACGCCACCGGCCTTCCATCACGGCAATCTGCGGGCCGTCTTGCTCGACGAGGCCGTCGACATGCTGCGGGAGGGCGGCGTGGATGGACTGTCGTTGCGCGAGCTCGCGCGCCGTGCGGGCGTGAGTCACGGCGCGCCGCGCAGTCACTTCGTGGACCGCCGCACGCTGCTCGAGGCCGTCGCCGAGAGGGGCTTCTCGCGGTTGGCCGACGACGTGGCTGCGGCGCTCGCGGGCGGAGGGGCGACGCGAGCTCTCTTCGGACGGGTCGCCCAGGCCTATGTGCGGTTCGCCATCGAGGATGCCGCGCTCATGGATCTGATGTTCGCAGCCAAGGCCGGCAGTGAATCCGGTGCCCTACCCCCATCGGCCGTGCGCCTGTTCCAGACCCTCGACGAAGCGATGGGCCCAACCGCCGATGTGGGTATCGACGACCCGGCACGCGACACCTTCAAGCTTCTCTTCGGGGCCACGATGCAGGGTATCGCCTCGCTCGTGGCCACCCGCCGGATCACCCGCGCGCAGGGAACCGCGCTCGTCGAGGAGGCGCTCGATACCCTCCTCGAGTCGCGGCTCGGTGCGCGCGCGGTCACCCGCGCCTGA